The genomic stretch GACGTATTGTAACAAATACTAATATTGTGTGCAGCAGTGCAGTGCATAACCTACATTAAGACTATCTTTCTGGTTTTTGTTGTTCCACCTGTCGCAAAATATTTCAAGTAGCTGTTGCCTTCaagaaaaaatttaaataaagCAAACGACCATTGTTTTCGTTATTGTCACTATGCTTGAAACAGATAATATGCACAGAAACAAATAATGCTTAAGGTTAAGTAACTTCTTTGTAGTTATAAATGTAATTAATATTTTGTTGCGTTTAGTGTCTTTTTATATGGGGGTTATGGGGCTTTTAATTGCTTTGTGTTTTGTTGTTGGCTTGATGCAAAATCTGCAATCTTTATTTGTTTGAAGAGAAATCTGCAATGGCTTGATGTGGAATATGTAATCTTTACTTTTTTGAGGAGAAATCTGCAAGTATTGTTTCCTGACGAAAATTGTTTGTTTTATGGCAGATGGAGCTGTGCATTATGCTTCTTGAGTGTTGCAGTCAGGAGAGAACATATCTTCGTTATTATGGGCTGCTAGGACAGCGATTTTGCATGATCAATAAAGTGTACCAAGAGAACTTTGAAAAATGCTTTGTGCAACAATATTCGATGATTCATCGTCTTGAAACAAACAAGTTGAGGAATGTTGCCAAGTTCTTTGCACATTTGTTGGGGACTGATGCGCTCCCTTGGCATGTTTTGGCTTACATCAGGTTGACAGAGGAAGACACGACATCATCTTCTcgaatttttataaaaattctATTCCAAGTATGTTTGCAAAGATTCTGCTTTCAAGCCATAGCTATTTATCATTGTTTGTATTGTATTAGAATACTGATATGCCTTTTTTCCTGATGCAGGAATTATCGGAGCACCTGGGCATACGCCTACTCAATGAGAGGCTGAATGATCCTAACATGCAAGGTTCCTTCGAATCTATCTTCCCAAAGGATCATCCAAAGAATACAAGGTTCTCAATCAATTTCTTCACGTCCATTGGTCTTGGTGGTATAACGGAAAGCCTGAGGGAGTACTTGAAGAACATGCCGCGCCTAATAATGCAGCAGCAGAAGCCGGAATCATCGCAGTCAGAATCAGGTGGATCTGAATCTGGTTCAGAATGCTCTAGCTCAGGGTCTAGTTCTGAGTCTGAGTCAGAATCAAGCTCTGATGAGAGTGACAGGAGGCGGAGtaagaagaggaggaagaggacttGAGAGCACTTCCAAATGTGCTTATTGGAATCACGTATTTGGTTTTGTTCAAATTCAAATGTGCTGCTTTAGTATGCATGTGCAGTATGTGATTTAGCTCTTGATGTGTTCGTTGTAATCAGAAAGCTGTAACATGTAAGATACTATACTATCCAAACTTGTACGGGCAGGTTGGTAGTCCAGCAACCAAGGGGTAATAGAAATCTTAGCCCCCTCGTTTCACAACAGCTTGTCCCGTAGTAGTTTATAACATTGTTCACATATACACCGGACGCTTAGAATCAAATAGAAAACAGAAGTTTGAGTATTTTTGTTTATGTGAACAATGGTCCGCTGTGTGTCCACTAGTTCAAATATATGTGAACACTCCGATGTTGCTTTctgttcacaaaaaaaaaagatgttgcTTTCAATatcaataggaaagatggtggaTGACCAAGGAACGGTGGCAAGTCAGGAGCTGGACGTGCTGATTTCCTGATGGATGCTTTCCATGCCGAGCTGTTGGCGTGCTTTGCAGGTTTACAAGTAGCAGTCAAGTTGGGAATACAGGAGATCGACATAGAGACagatgctacactcatcaaagaGGCGCTGACAGGTGACGGATACAGATTATCTGCTGTTGGGGTCTAGTCACGGAAATAAACTGTTCCCAAAAAATAATGAGGAAATATAAAAGGGGGAAGAACAGAAAAGCAGAAAAAAGAGCTACAAAGTACAAGAGAAAGGAGCTACAAAGTAAAAACTTGTATTGAGTTGACATTGTCTAGAGTAACTTTGAATTCTCAAATTGATGGCCCTTTTGTTCTTGCAGTCGGTTGTTCCAAATATGTGTCGATGCTTCTGATAGCCAAAGTCCTTGGTTCCTTTCTTGTTCTGTGTTTCCAGAGATGTAAAGTTTTCACAACATTCTCTTTGATTGCTGAGCAAGGTATTATGACATTGTCAActacttttctttttcttgccaATCAAATATTCTAGGCTATTGCAATTAAAATAGTTGTAGCTTTAGTATCAGCTTGTCCCAATTGATTATGTTCTGCAGCCAATAGAGCTTGTGCCATGTTTGTTTGCTGATTTAGAGCGAAGCCCAAGGTTGTCCATACTTGAGTTGCATATGGACATCTGAAAGCAAATGTTCTACATTCTCCTCTTCATTACAACCTTAGGGACATAAGGCATTTTCTATGATATTTTTCTTTGCTAGGATATCTCTTGTCTTCAATCTTCCTTTTGCTGCTTGCCAAGTAAAGATCTTACATTTCTTAGGAGCCAAGGACGACCAAATATCTTGTGCTACTGGGCAAAGGACTCCTCCAAAGGTTAGCATGAAGTGAATTGTTTTGACCGTGAATTCCTTAGTTCGTCTAAATCTCAACTCTCTTGCATCTTCAAGATCTATCTGAAAGCCGTCTAGTTGATTTAGTAACTGAAGAAGTTCATGTTCTGTTCTTTGAGAAGTTAAGGGTCTTGTACGGATTTGCCATCCTAAATCTGATCTGCAGTCTAGAACAGTGACATTTTTATTTACAACATGTGAGAAGAACAAGTGAGAGTATTGGCAAGCTAAGGGCTTTTTGTTAAGCCAACTATCAAGCCAAAAAGCAGTGTTTTTCCCCTTTCCTACTGTAACTATTGTCATTGCTCTGTAGAGGTCAATCAAATGCATTAGTTGTCTCCATACCAAAGTAGTCTTGTTGATTTttatctcctatccttttttggTTGGAACTGAATATCTTATCCATTTAGCCCAACTACAGTCAAGTTGAAAGTGATATTTAtggataaattttagaaagAGGCTGGTGTTTTGTTGTTCTAAATTTTTTATACCTAACCATCCTTCGTGCTTTGGAGTACAAATGTTTTCCCAAGCAATCATACAATTTGCCTCTAAAGTGTTTTTCTGTCCCTTTAAGCTCTTCGTCTATTAAGTGAACGTGGCCGGCTACTGCTTTCTTTGATTTCGTGGCAACATATACGGAGTCGCTTGTGATAACCTTATTAATATGAATGGAAGCAATTCTCAACCACTTTTTATGTGTTATATAGACACTATCCAATACGGAATTGATAATGTACAGACGTCTGTCTCATCCGGACAGACCCGCACACAAACGACTTGAACCGCCGTGACCATCCGCTCCCATCCAACCCGTGACCCCCAGCGGATAGAAACAGATGCATCCAGACGCTCTCCCTTCTCTCTCGCACGCACTCGCTCTCTTCGCTCTTGCTCGCCCGAGCTGCTCTCCGGCCGCGCGCCTAGATCGGGATGCTGCACCCGCGTGCAAGCTCGGCTATGCTCTCTCCATCCCTCCCTCTCCTGTGACCTCCATATTACCCTGGGTGTCCCAATCGATCTCGCTCCCGCTTCCCCCATCGGAGACGAGAACGACGACGACCACAACTACGGCTCCAACGCAGTAGATCGTTCCTTCTATAGATCCCACTtatcctcctccttctcctcctcctcctctcgacCCAAGTTTTCCTCCTCCCCCTACTCCGTCTCCTctgatctagatctagatctaaggGACACGACGTTGATTAGAGTTTCAGCAAGTTATGTTGCAGTAGCCTTGCTTTGTTGTTGCAAAAAGTAATATTTCTTTGTTGCATTATTGTTGAAGTAGCCTCGTTTTGCTATTGCAACAAGTAATATTTCTTTGTTGTATTAGTCTTTTTTCTCTGATGTTGCATCTCGCattgcacttttgtttttattgttTCAGTAGCCTTGTTTTGCTCTTGCAACAAGTAATTTTTTTGGTTGcattagtatttttttctttgatgTTGCTTTCTCGCATTGCGCTTTGTTCTCCTTTGTTGCAGTAGCCATGTTCTGGTGTTGCAACAAGTGATATTTCTTTGttgaattagtttttttttctaatctTACATCTCGCATTGCAGTAGCTTTGTTCTATTTGTTGTAGTCGCTTCGTTATGATGCTGTAGTAGATTTTTTGTTCTGATGTTGCGAACAAGTAATACTTTTTATGGGGGAGTGGTGAAGATGCAACGCACCTAGCGGGGTGCGGCAAGGGGATGTGCGGCGCAACAGGATGGTAGAGAGCAGGTGGCATGGCAGGATGCGGGAGGTCGGGTTGCGTGCGAGCGCGGGATGATCCGCCCTGACTGGCGAGTGACACCCGAGTCGAACGGACCTAAGGTGCTAGGTGCTCTGTTGTTTTGATCACATCAAAATGAGTCGTATTGTTTTGTGCGAGGAGCGAGCACGGTTTCGTGAGGTGAGGAGTCATACACTCGGACGGACCGAGGTGTGTCCGGAGGCACCCCTAATAAAGCCGGACATCCAGCTAGGACTTCCGCTATCCAATAGTGATCCACATACTCCTAGAGCCGGAGCCGCAGCACCCGGAGCCTCACCAACTGGCCCCTGGTTATTATTAGCGTATAATTGAAAAGATGAGACCAGTACAAAACAAGTAGGCACGCTAGATCCATCAGACACGTCTATCACTCATGGCGGGACAAATGATGCTTAGGTAGTCACGTCGTCGCTAGCGACTAGCAGTAGCTAGCTAAGGAATCACACAATTAGTTATGCCGTCCACACCAAACATTGCGGGCCACGGGCGACGTCCGGCCTGTTGAGACAATCAGACGAAGCGGTTGAGGTACTCATCGACGGTGGTGTACTTGACGTCCGGGTACAGCTCGCTGGCGTCCACCCCCATGGCCGGGTCGATCTCGAAGCCGGCCTGCTCCCCACGCACGTACCCCGCGTGCCCGATCGCCAGGATGATGCTCAGCGGGATCGGCGACTCTGCACATGGATCCGACAATGTTAAAACCTGTGCAATACTCTACTGCAATGGATCATATATTCATATCcaaaagcaaagcaaagcaaacCTTGGATCTGCTTGAGCACGGCTTCCTCGGGCACGTACTCCCGCCGGAACGTCTTGCCGGTCTTCCTCTCCCACAGCGAGAGCAGCTGGTTGTGCGACAGCGTGTTGGACGGCGGCTTGATGTACAGCGTCTTGTTCTCGGCGCGCGGGTCGCCGGCTGCCAGCACCGTGTAGGTCCCGATgtccgcctcgtcgacgaacacCACCTTGGTGTCGCCGTCGCCGAGGACGACTGCCTCGTCCGTGGGCGGGCCGGGGGCGAGGAGCTGCCCGATGTTGGGGAGCCCGTAGCCCGCGAAGTAGCCGGCCACGGCGTAGGTGTAGGGGATGCCCGCGGCCTCGGTGGCCCGGCGGATGCCCACCTTGCCGCTTAGGACGGACTTGCCCGGCTCCACGATGCCCGTGCGGTCCACGTCCAGGCCGAACTCCGACGGGAAGAACCGCTGCGCGCATGCATGCGATGCGCAGGACCGAACGAAGCAGATTAGCTAGATGTGTCAGCATGCAGTACGCGCTCTTGCTTTGCTTCCAGTGCAGCAAGGGGAAGAAACAGGACACGACGGACCTTGACGTTGCCGGCCTCCTTGATGGCATCGATGAGCCTTGCCTGGTCGGCGATCTGCATCTTCCCGAGCGTGGAGATGACCACGTCGGCAGCCTTGACGGCGCTCGCCAGGCTAGCCTGGTCGTACAGGTCGCCCTTGAGGAGCGTCACGCCGGTGTCCTGGAAGCTCTTGAGCAGCGCCGCCTTGGCCGGGTCGGAGGGGGCGGTGTCCCTGACCAGCGCCAAGGTGGGGTGGCCGAGCCTCGCGCTCGCCGCCACGACATGCCTGCCCAGGTACCCCGTCCCGCCGACCACCAGGATCCTGCTCTTCTCCGACGCCATCCGGCCGGCCTGATTGTTAATTACTACACAGTAGCTACCGGGCAATAATGCGGGATCGATGGAGTTTGCTTAGCCTCTTGATTGGCGTGTCAGTTTCTGTACCTGAGGAATCAAACCCCACTATATATATGGGAAAATACAGCAGCTGGAACCGACCAgagcctaaggccttgtttagttcgcaaaaattctgaaaacattgtccaatcacgaaataattagacttaaaagattatctcacaaattatagataaactgtacaattagtttttatttttatctatttaatactccatgaatGCATACTCCATGAAAAATTTCAATGTaacgaaaaattttgaaaatttttataaactaaacaaggcctatgtataGGATTCAGATCAGACGGTCCTTTTACTTTATTGCAATCTATCTTACACAGTTACACTACCACTGGCTGGTTGGCTTCACAGTCCACGCGCGCGTAGACAGAGCAGCCAAGCAGCGCACACAAAAGCACGCACACGTACGGTGCCGCACACAAACCATCGCCGTCGCCCAGCACAATCACGCGGCAGTGCCGCCGGTGCCGGTTGCCCCGGCATCGGCGCTGTCGTCGGGGCGCTCCTTCTTGGCGCCGAAGGTGCGGTGGTCCACTCCACGGCCCGCGGCGTCGTCGACCTTGTCCTGCACCTTCTCGATCTGGATGGCGCCCTGGTCCTCCCGCGACCGCAGGTCCGTGCGCGTGCGGTTCTCCCCGCCGCCCACCGACTCGTACGTCGTCGGCGTCGTCTGCCCCACCGGGTGCGCGCCCTGTGCTCCCGACATTGTTCTCTGCTTCTGCCTGCCTGCGCGCTGCGCTAGTGTGTGTGGTCTTTaccctcgctcgctcgctcgtgcCTTGCTCGTCTTGAGGGGTCGTCTCTCCTCTCCGTTGGCGCGTCACTTGTGCTGCTGAAATGGGAAGCAAGTCGTCGTGTATATAGCTGTTAGCTGAGCTGCGGCGTGGGAGCGTCCACGCGGCGCGTGGGCTGGGGACGTGGTGCGACGGGAGCGGCGTCCTGGGACACATGGAATTGGGAGCGGACTCGTGTCCGCGCGCTGCCGTGTGCAGCTCACGCAGGAGACGCCGTAGCAGGCTAGCTTGCCCCGCCGGGTGTGCGGGGAGGATAAACACGACGTACCGACCACAACCACACCTGGCCGTCTGAAAAGAGTGGCCGGCGTCCCCCGAAGAGTGAAGACTGAAGAGGCACGACCACACCTGCCATGCCACTGCCAGTGATCCCGCGCTATGCGGTATCCTCTTCAGAGCAAGCCCACAAGGCCTTGATAGTGCCGTTTGTTtataattaggccttgtttagtctctaatttttttgtttggatactttagtacttttgtttttatttgacaattattgtccaatcgtagactaactagactcaaaaattcatctcgcgatttacagacaaactgtataattaatttttgttttcaactatatttaatgctctatgtatgtgctgaaagattcaatgtgacggagaattttataAAGTTTTTAAGCCTTATTTTGCTTCgcaatatttaatgcttcatctcTCTCGCTCTTTGTTCAAAGCTTCCCCAGGCACGAGTTTCGTAGAACCACTACTATTGAAGGACAACAAACACGGGTGACGTCATCTCCATTTGTGGGCCAAAACGGTAACATCGAAAGAGTTAGCATATACATagttttttgggttttttttttaacGGAAGGCATCTGTTTACTTGATGATGATGGAAAAACCGAGTGCATACGGTTATCGGCGAACTACGGAATGGGCAAACCAAACCGAACGAACTGCGTGATTTGTGAACTACAGAAAAGGAGAAAACAAGAAAATACCCAGGGAATGACTGAACTTAGCAAACATAAAAGTATTTTAATCATCTGCCACAGTTGTTCTATATATCCTTTATTATGGGCGCTCACGTGACACCATCATCTTTAATCAGCTTCGATCGAAATTGCATTGCGATGACGCACATTCAATTCATCACGGAAGCATGACTGGCAGTACCAATGTAACAGAAATGACTGGAGCAGATCGGTGATGAAGCATTCAAGTCGCCATGCACAAAGTTTCTTGTAAGCTCAATTGGCTCCCAATCTTGATCGGAGCTCAGTAGCAACTGCATCGATGAACTCTTCAGTGTTCAGGTAATGGCTTCTTGTGACGCTGCAAATTAAGAAAAGGTCAGATGCTGATCAGGCACTGAGAAAAGATCGTGCGAGAAATATGATTTAGTAGAACTAGATGACCAAAACTGCGAAGCATAGCATACCTGGCGGACCCATGAACAAGAAGTGCAAGATCTTTAGTCATCTTCCCAGACTCCACAGTTCCGACGCAAGCAGCCTCGAGTTTGAGAGCGAAGTCGAGTAGCCTAGCATTGTCATCCAGCTTTGCCCTGTGGTGCAGAAATAAAGGAGTACCAAAGTGAATCAGCCACAAAAACCTAGGTCCAACTCCAAGAATGGTAATTCACCTCAAGCTGATACATTGCATTAGCTCGCTATTTTGGTGAAAGTAGGATGATGTTCTTAGTTGTTACACACCAATGTTATATAACTGAACAAAGACTGACTCCCACCGCCTATATTACAGAAGGTTGTAAGCGTGAAAGGCTTGCCCCAAAGCAAGTAGAAGTTGTACCTGTGTGCAAGTCCTCTTGTCCATGCAAAGATTGAAGCAATGCTGTTCGTACTGGTTTCACCTCCTTTCTGGTGAACACGGAAATGACGGGTAACTGTGCCGTGGGCAGCTTCAGCTTCAATGGTTTTTCCATCAGGGCACACCTATATACAGAACGGATTGACATCATTGTGTATATTTATGATAATGTAAAGCATGGATCTCTGAAGATACATTCCCAGGTATGACACTAATTCAACAAAAAATAaggttctttttctttttataattaTGACATCTAATCAAGAAAGTAAACTAGAAATCAAAAGATACATACCAACACTGATGTCATCAAACCCAAAGAGCCAAAACCTGCATTGGTATATAGGTTGAATTAAATAGAATGCATTTTAGCCTTGTTGATTATCATGCAAGGGGAAAAAATATTATTGAGCATGTTCTACGCATGGATTTAGAAGTTTGTATTTTATTACCTTGAGCTAAGAAATCACTCTGCACATCTCCATCGTAATTCTTGCAAGCCCACACATAGCCTCCTTCACTCTTAAGCGCATACGCAACCATGTCATCAATAAGACGATGCTCATACCTGCCAGATTCGACAACAAGATAACACTGAGAGAACTTTCTAGAAGATTTGAGCAAACAACACAAGATGGAAATTCACCATATTCCAGCAGCCTCAAATTTTGATTTCCAGCCAGCTTCATAGACCTCCTGGAAAATGTCCTTAAACCTGCAAGACCACAAAATATCACAATgcaaacacacacacatatataataAGACCAATTATCTATAAGACAAGCACCAGATAATAAGAGCATATAAAGATGTAAGCACCTGCCATCGTATTTTTTCAGGATTGTGTTTTTGGTGCTAAGGTAGAGTGGCCATTTCTTCTCATAAGCAGTTGTCATAGAAGCCTCGGCAAAAGCTCGAATTGACTATCAATAGCAATTAAAAAGATGTTCAGAAAAATACTCAGAATTGAGACACTACATCATAAGTTGTAACTAAAGACAAGACATGTAGTACCTCATCA from Sorghum bicolor cultivar BTx623 chromosome 3, Sorghum_bicolor_NCBIv3, whole genome shotgun sequence encodes the following:
- the LOC8058257 gene encoding isoflavone reductase homolog IRL, with protein sequence MASEKSRILVVGGTGYLGRHVVAASARLGHPTLALVRDTAPSDPAKAALLKSFQDTGVTLLKGDLYDQASLASAVKAADVVISTLGKMQIADQARLIDAIKEAGNVKRFFPSEFGLDVDRTGIVEPGKSVLSGKVGIRRATEAAGIPYTYAVAGYFAGYGLPNIGQLLAPGPPTDEAVVLGDGDTKVVFVDEADIGTYTVLAAGDPRAENKTLYIKPPSNTLSHNQLLSLWERKTGKTFRREYVPEEAVLKQIQESPIPLSIILAIGHAGYVRGEQAGFEIDPAMGVDASELYPDVKYTTVDEYLNRFV
- the LOC8054965 gene encoding uncharacterized protein LOC8054965 gives rise to the protein MSGAQGAHPVGQTTPTTYESVGGGENRTRTDLRSREDQGAIQIEKVQDKVDDAAGRGVDHRTFGAKKERPDDSADAGATGTGGTAA